From Mumia sp. ZJ1417:
CCGGCAACGACGTGCCGATCCTGGTCCTCACCGCCAAAGACGCCGTCGACGAGCGCGTGGACGGCCTCGACGCCGGAGCCGACGACTACCTCACCAAGCCGTTCGCGCTCGCCGAGCTGCTCGCGCGTGTCCGCGCCCTGCTGCGCCGCGCCGCACGCTCGAGGTCGGCCGACGAGGACGAAGAGGTCGTGCTGGAGTTCTCCGACCTTACGATGAACACCGCCACCCGCGAGGTCACCCGCGGCGAGCGCTCCATCTCGCTGACCCGTACGGAGTTCGCGCTGCTCGAGCTGTTCATGGAGCGCCCGAAGCGCGTGCTGGAGCGCTCGTTCATCCTCGAAGAGGTCTGGGGCTTCGACTTCCCGACGACGGCCAACTCCCTGGAGGTGTACGTCGGGTACGTGCGCCGCAAGCTCGAGGCCGACGGCGAGCCGCGCCTGCTCCACACCGTGCGCGGCGTCGGGTACGTCCTGCGCGAGACCGCGCCGTGATCGCGGAGCACCGCTGATGGCGCGTGATATCGCCTCGGCCCGGCGCTGGCTGCACGACAAGGCCGAGGGGCTCCCTCTCGCGACCCGCATCTCCCTGCTCACCACCGCAGCGGTGGGCATCACGCTCGCGTTCGTGAGCATGATCGTCTACGTCAGCGTGAAGGCCGAGTTCACCTCCAGCCTCGACGAGAACCTCCAGCGCCGCGCCGTGGCCGCCGTGCAGGCCGGCATCGCCACCGAGTGGGAGATCCGCGGGATCCCCCAGTCGGCCCTCCTCGCCACCGACGTCAAGATGACCGTCATCACGTACGGCGAACCCGACCCGCGGCTCGCCGACTACGTAGGACCAGACGAGGAGGAGGTCGCCTCGGGCAAGCGGACCCACTCTCTGCGCACGGCCGACATCGACGGCACTCCGTACCGGGTCGTCGCCGTGTACGCAGGCTCGGGGCGCGCGCTCGTGGTCGCGCAGTCGATGGAGAGCATGGACGCCGCGCTCGACCGGCTCGGCGTCGTCCTGTGGGCGGTGGGGATCTTCGGCGTCCTGATCGCCGGGCTCCTCGGCTCGGTGATCGCCAGCGGTGGCCTGCGCCCCGTACGACGCCTGACCACCGCCGTCGAGCACGTCGCCCGTACCGGCGAGCTGCGCCCGATCGCCGTCCACGGCGCCG
This genomic window contains:
- a CDS encoding response regulator transcription factor, whose product is MRILVVDDDRAVRDSLRRSLEFNGYTVDVASDGAEALARVPMINPDAIIMDVMMPRLDGLEATRALRAAGNDVPILVLTAKDAVDERVDGLDAGADDYLTKPFALAELLARVRALLRRAARSRSADEDEEVVLEFSDLTMNTATREVTRGERSISLTRTEFALLELFMERPKRVLERSFILEEVWGFDFPTTANSLEVYVGYVRRKLEADGEPRLLHTVRGVGYVLRETAP